ATATATCAGAATATACCAGTTAACTATATAACGTTTACTGCAATTAGTACTGTTGCAATGTGTGATGACCTTGTCGTTCTTAATAACATACTTCAACAAGGAAAAGAATCCCTTATTAACAACGAGTTTAAAAAAGCTATTCATTCATTTAATAAAGGCATTCAATTAATTGGTAACAAATATCTTTCTGGTGAGATAAAAGATGATTCAGAAATGAAAATGCTACTAGCTAATACTGAAGAGAAGAAAGGTAATTTGGAGCGTGCCGCTTATTTAAAACGTAATATTTTAGAAACGCGTATACAAATATTTATCAGTTTGAACCAATGTCATAAAGTAATTAATCAAATAGAAAACACTAGTTATGTTGGTGAAGCCTGGATGGAGGAGAATGGTGATATTTTGCTACAGCTTTTTATTGATGAAAATAATAGCATGAAAGGTCAAACACTTGTCCGTTATAAACCCTGTACGAAAGAGTTTAATGCTGTTTTACAGCATGTTGGGGAGTTAAAGCCAGGAAAAAAGAAAGGTGTATTGCCTTGGACTAAAGCTAAGTAATCATAAAACTAAAAGGGTAGAAATGATTCATGAAATACCATGCAGAAGATATACAAATAGATATTCCCTCTAATGATTATAGAGATATGACATTAAACATTCTTTCCTATAAAGCGTTAGAGATGACTATTGTTATTGGTCGAGGTTTATTGAATGGTAAAGATCTTGCAACAGATTTTAATCAACAAATGAAAAAACTTCAAAAAACAGTAGATGGTTTTAAAAATGACTCAATTGAATCAGTAAAAGTAGGCCTCAATCAAGATATAGAAGCTGTACAAACACGTAATCAGTTTTTACGTAATAAAGTACCTACCTATCAATTTCAATTATTACTACAAGTGCCTGATACTCAAAATACGATTGCAATTAATTATGTAAAGCAGAAACCACTAGATGATGCAGATAAAACCCAATGGGATGAGATTAAAGCCAGTATTGATCTTTCCCAATTTAAGGATAATTAACTAGTAAGGATATTTTATGTCAGATGAATGGGCAGCAAGGTTACAAGATCCGTTAATACACACCTCATGGCTTGGGGAGCTGGTTAGTTGGGCAACAGAGGCTCTTATTTATGGTGCAGCTGCTTTTGCAGTTACTTGTTTTATAGCTTGTCCAGCAGTGGCATTAGGTGTTGGTTTAATAGCTGGCGCAGTGATGGGAACAGCCGCTCAATCTACTGGAATAGGGAAAAAAATTACTGAAATTGCCGATTCAGTGGGAAATTGGGTATCTCCACCAGAGGAGATGGGGTTTATCTCTACAGCATCTAGAGATACTCGTACAAACTCTCGGTTTTCTGCACGTGCAGCGGGTAAGAAAGTAGCTGATATAGAAAAAGTTCCTGAAACTGGACCTAGCACTTGGGATGCATTGAAAAAAACCTTATGGGGAATGACTCCAATGGGTATTGTTGAAGGCTTTATTGATAGAGGAAAAGCAATTGCTGACTCCCCTGTTGTGACAAAGGCCGATCTGGGGACTGAGCCTGCTGATGAAGATTGTGTGTTTTGTGAGCGCCATACTAATGATTCTTTTTCATACATGATTAATAGTGTGTTTGACTTTTTTACAGGCAATGATTTTGCAGAAGAGTTCTCTAAAACGTCTCAATATATTGCTCAAGGTTCAGAAGAAGTTAATATCAATGGCCAACCTGCTGGCCGTAGTAACATGAAAACCACTTGTGAAGGTGATATTAATGAGAACTATCAGGCAGATAAAGTGTCCCCCGATGTGCGTATAGGTGGAGAAACTATTACAGTTAGAGATATTACTAGTGGTAAAAATAAGTGGGTGCAAGCGGCCACGATGATCTTTGATGCCATTATGATTGTGCGAGGTATCGCAAAAATTAAAGGAGGTTGTGGTAAGGGTAACCCAGTAATGGTTAATAGTGGTACAAAACTACAATGGAATGAAAGTAATGATTTAGATTTTCAATTACCTAGTTTATTACCTATTGTGTGGCAACGTAATTATAGTAGCGCTAGTGATAGAAATAATACTTTATTGGGTATGGGATGGAGTTTATTTTATGAATGTGAAATTAGAAGAATTCCTCATCCAGAAGAGGGAGAGCTATGGCTTTATTATGATGATATAGGAAGACAATTAGAGTTAGGTAACTTAAAAGAAGGAAGCTATCTTTATGTACCAGAAGAAAAATTATGCATAACTCAAATTACGCCAAGTCTTACAGTCATTGAAGATGTTGGCTCTGGCATACTTAGTGTTTTTGATAAAGACCCATCTAATCCTAATCGTTCAAGACTATTACGCTTGAGCGATCGTAATGGTAACCATCTTGATCTTAGTTATGATGAGGATGGTCGTATTGATCGTATTAGTGATAATGAACAACATATTGTTATCCAGCTTAACTATCACCCCCAATATCTGAAGCGTTTACAATCAGTAGAGCGTCTTTATTTAAATAATGAAAATAAAGCTACCATTGAAAAATCAGAACTATTAGTTAGCTATGAATTTACAGAGTACGGTGATTTAAAAACTGTTAAAAACCAAGAAAATACTGTATTACGTCAGTTTACTTATAATGCTGATCGTAAAATGGCAAGTCATACTCAGCCAGCAGGAAATACCTGTTATTATGAGTGGGCAGTTTATGATGTGCCTAATGAACGTATACCAAAAACCTTAAAAGCGCCTCAACCCCAACAAGAATGGCGAGTTATTCATCACTGGACTGATACAGGTGAAGACTATTACTTTAATTATGATTTAACTAAAGGTGAAACTAAAGTTACAGATAGTTTAGGTCGCACTGAACTCTATTATTGGGATGAGTACCATAATGTTTATGAGCAACTAGATGCTTTGGGTAATAAATGGCTAGATGAATGGAAAGATGGACTATTAACAAAGAGTATTGATCCATTAGGAAATGCATGGCAATTT
This portion of the Entomomonas sp. E2T0 genome encodes:
- a CDS encoding DUF1795 domain-containing protein; translation: MKYHAEDIQIDIPSNDYRDMTLNILSYKALEMTIVIGRGLLNGKDLATDFNQQMKKLQKTVDGFKNDSIESVKVGLNQDIEAVQTRNQFLRNKVPTYQFQLLLQVPDTQNTIAINYVKQKPLDDADKTQWDEIKASIDLSQFKDN